From the Methanophagales archaeon genome, the window GCGCAAGCATGAAAAGAAGGGGGGATTTAAATGAGTAATAAAGAAACAAAACACATGTCTAACTTATCGTTCAGAATACTCGCATTGATACACGACAATCCCATTCGTTCGGTTTTCTGTGATCCATACAAGCTATTGAGAATGGCGGGGTTGAAACACGGGCAGAAAGTGCTGGAGGTTGGCTGCGGTCCGGGGTTCTTTACGATACCTGCGGCAAAAATAGTAGGAGAAGAAGGCGTGGTGTATGCGGTGGATGTGCATCCGCTTGCAATTGAACGAGTAAAAGAGAAAATCGAGAGGGAGGGGATGAAGAACGTTAAGCCGATGCTCGCAAACGCATCTGATACGGGGCTACCAGACCAGAGTATAGACCTTACATTTATTTTTGGGCTTCGTTACATCGCCGGTGGGCTGGGAAATGTTATAGCCGAGATACATCGTATTTTAAAACCAGGGGGTGTGCTTTCATTTGAAAAGACCAGGGGGTCAGCGAAGAAATTAATTGAGGAGGTGGAAAAGGGCGGTTTTATTTATTCAGGGCAACATGCGAGGATATTCATATTTAGAAAGAGTAAAGCTGTAAAGATAGAGGCGAGTGAATTGAAAAAATAGGTCAAAGAGAGCAGGAAATGATAGAAGTACAAAACCTAACAAAAACGTTTAACGGGAAGACAGTGCTTAAGGACGTCAGTTTTGAAGTGAAAGAAGGTGAGATATTCGGCTATTTGGGACCGAACGGAGCAGGAAAGACAACAACGCTGAGAATAATTCTGGGTCTTCTTAATCCAACATCCGGGAATGCGTTTGTTATGGGACAAAATCTGGGTCTGGGCGAGAACGAAGCACTCAGAAATAAAGTTGGCGTTCTTTTAGAAGATGACGGCGTATATGACAGGTTATCTGCTTATGAAAATCTGGATTACTATGCACAGCTTTATGGGCTCTCGGATAGAATAGAGCGAAAGAGGAGGATTAGAGAACTCCTGGAATCCGTGGGGCTTTCTGATAGAATAAACGATAAAGTTGGCAGGTTCTCGAAGGGTATGCGACGGAAATTGGCTTTGGCGAGAGCGATAGTACACGAGCCGGAAGTTTTGTTCCTGGATGAGCCTTCATCGGGTTTGGATCCCGAGGCGCAGATAATGGTGAGGGACCTGATACTTCAACTTTCTGAAGAGATGGGTGTTACAATATTCCTCAATTCTCATGACCTCGATGAGGTCCAGCGGATATGCACAAAGATAGCGATACTTCAAAGCGGTGAGATAAAAGCGCATGACACGGTCAAAAATTTAAGGGAAAAAATGGATAAGCCCCGTGTTGAAATCACTCTTTCTGATAGCAAAGATGCAGAGAAGGCATTAAACATCTTAAATTCACTGGATTTCGTCTCTGTCTCTGATTGTGAGCGAGACGATTCGAGGATAACAGCCGTGATACGTAA encodes:
- a CDS encoding ABC transporter ATP-binding protein, with the protein product MIEVQNLTKTFNGKTVLKDVSFEVKEGEIFGYLGPNGAGKTTTLRIILGLLNPTSGNAFVMGQNLGLGENEALRNKVGVLLEDDGVYDRLSAYENLDYYAQLYGLSDRIERKRRIRELLESVGLSDRINDKVGRFSKGMRRKLALARAIVHEPEVLFLDEPSSGLDPEAQIMVRDLILQLSEEMGVTIFLNSHDLDEVQRICTKIAILQSGEIKAHDTVKNLREKMDKPRVEITLSDSKDAEKALNILNSLDFVSVSDCERDDSRITAVIRNEKSSTILSVLMRNGIVVEEIKWVTKSLEDVYLDIVQKGREQNE
- a CDS encoding methyltransferase domain-containing protein produces the protein MSNKETKHMSNLSFRILALIHDNPIRSVFCDPYKLLRMAGLKHGQKVLEVGCGPGFFTIPAAKIVGEEGVVYAVDVHPLAIERVKEKIEREGMKNVKPMLANASDTGLPDQSIDLTFIFGLRYIAGGLGNVIAEIHRILKPGGVLSFEKTRGSAKKLIEEVEKGGFIYSGQHARIFIFRKSKAVKIEASELKK